The Hyperolius riggenbachi isolate aHypRig1 chromosome 3, aHypRig1.pri, whole genome shotgun sequence genome window below encodes:
- the LOC137564065 gene encoding uncharacterized protein encodes MFPDVLLLLCVAAYMRRRPRTRRYWVHPMLQERRRKGQFRTLYRDLRHHPEKFFGYTRMSVSSFDGLLAKLKDALRRQDTNFRLAITPTERLLITLRFLATGHSYAALHYQFLMGRSTIRYLVLDTCKLIWKVLQPEFMPTPDVPMWEANMQLFWEKHDFPNCLGAVDGKHVRLVMPAFTGSLYYNYKKFFSLVLMAVVDPNLKFIYVDVGAYGSSHDSSVFQHSRFGVKLRTGQMTLPPPRPWPDTVEPPYPCVFVADEAFALSEHVMRPYAQRDMTHKKVVFNNRLTKARQVVECAFGILANKWRIYHTAIKMQPKYAIIVVKATCILHNYVRTLDSMTIEEEEGDLSNSALVTLPPATLRGPISAIHNRDKLADYFVP; translated from the exons atgtttcctgATGTGCTGTTATTGCTCTGTGTAGCAGCATATATGAGACGTAGGCCAAGGACAAGGAGATACTGGGTGCATCCCATGCTACAAGAGCGGCGCCGGAAGGGTCAATTTAGGACCCTATATAGAGATTTGAGGCACCATCCAGAAAAGTTTTTTGGCTACACCCGCATGTCTGTGTCCAG TTTTGATGGCCTTTTAGCCAAACTGAAGGATGCCCTTCGCCGACAAGACACTAACTTTCGCCTAGCAATCACACCAACTGAGCGACTCCTCATAACATTGAG atttctggcaacagggCATTCATATGCAGCACTTCACTACCAATTCCTCATGGGAAGAAGTACAATCCGATACTTAGTTTTGGACACCTGCAAATTGATCTGGAAAGTACTTCAACCGGAATTTATGCCAACTCCTGACGTACCTATGTGGGAGGCTAACATGCAGCTTTTTTGGGAGAAACATGATTTCCCTAACTGCCTTGGAGCAGTGGATGGGAAACATGTCAGACTGGTTATGCCTGCATTCACTGGCAGTCtctattacaattataaaaaattctTTTCACTAGTGCTCATGGCTGTTGTGGATCCTAATTTGAAATTTATCTATGTGGATGTTGGGGCTTACGGAAGTTCCCATGATTCCTCAGTCTTCCAGCACAGTCGATTTGGCGTGAAGCTTCGCACAGGCCAGATGACTTTACCACCACCACGCCCCTGGCCTGACACTGTAGAACCACCTTACCCCTGTGTGTTTGTGGCTGATGAGGCCTTTGCACTGTCTGAGCATGTTATGAGACCGTATGCACAGAGAGATATGACTCATAAGAAAGTAGTCTTTAATAACCGCCTGACCAAAGCCAGACAAGTAGTAGAATGTGCTTTTGGAATTCTGGCAAACAAATGGCGCATTTATCACACTGCTATAAAAATGCAACCAAAGTATGCTATAATAGTGGTGAAGGCAACAtgtattttgcataattatgtgaGAACACTAGATAGCATGACcatagaggaggaagagggggatcTTTCAAACAGTGCTCTTGTCACTTTACCACCAGCTACTTTACGTGGTCCCATTTCTGCCATTCACAACAGAGACAAATTAGCTGATTATTTTGTGCCATAA
- the LOC137564064 gene encoding uncharacterized protein — protein MRDFRLRRRKMAAKWFTTENLIIKIENSPELYDKSLPGYKDHQRAHEIWSNIAKDFLGEKWNTLSQKGKDSKIALLRTRWKSVRDSYKKEIEKQYHESKSGSGSSQRTKYKYCGILEFLRKHHEPAETEDSLPPDPEEDDVEVPPTTTSDVEVEEDTTQDVDTATLEDTDSTTPDHTPHSPVSSRTRTTVRSSRGVRVATQGRRIGRGMSRAEYDQKLISSIEKAVDHMEKREDEMKQLKEPCTQYLLSLVPLLQKVPPDKQWAARHAISETLGRFLLPESHADDNVHNYLQQPHLPASSQQYNAHPQLSYHMQRIYDPPHYPPMHMHNMPYGQQPHYSMPPPQRPHQGMRFQTSSMHSDSTVYTDLTSHSQPHTNAESGTHAYNQGPGSMCDLLSQHD, from the exons ATGAGGGATTTTAGACTGCGCAGGAGGAAGATGGCAGCAAAGTGGTTTACCACAGAAAACCTGATAATTAAGATTGAAAACAGCCCAGAACTTTATGACAAGTCTTTGCCTGGATATAAAGACCACCAAAGGGCTCATGAAATCTGGAGCAACATTGCAAAAGATTTTCTTGGAGAAAAATGGAATACTTTGAGCCAAAAGGGCAAGGATTCTAAGA TTGCCCTCCTGCGGACAAGATGGAAGTCGGTCAGAGACAGTTACAAAAAGGAGATTGAAAAGCAATACCATGAATCCAAAAGTGGGTCTGGAAGTTCGCAGCGAACAAAATATAAATATTGTGGCATATTAGAATTTCTAAGAAAACATCATGAACCGGCTGA GACTGAAGATAGCCTACCACCAGATCCTGAGGAGGACGATGTAGAGGTGCCACCTACCACCACCAGTGATGTGGAAGTTGAAGAAGACACTACACAGGATGTTGACACTGCTACACTGGAAGACACTGACTCTACTAccccagatcacacaccacacagcccagtgagtagtcggacacgcacaactgtcaggtctagtagaggtgtgagggtagctacacaaggcaggagaataggaagaggtatgagcagggctgaatacgaccAGAAGCTGATTAGTTCAATAGAAAAGGCTGTTGATCatatggagaagcgagaggatGAAATGAAACAACTTAAAGAGCCATGCACACAGTATCTTTTAAGTTTGGTGCCACTATTACAAAAAGTGCCTCCTGATAAGCAATGGGCAGCCAGACATGCCATCTCTGAGACCCTGGGGAGATTCTTACTACCTGAGAGCCATGCAGatgacaatgtgcacaactacttGCAGCAACCACACCTGCCTGCTTCCAGCCAACAATATAATGCACACCCACAACTCTCTTACCATATGCAACGCATTTATGACCCACCCCACTACCCACCAATGCATATGCATAACATGCCATATGGTCAACAGCCTCATTACTCTATGCCTCCACCTCAGCGCCCTCATCAAGGTATGCGATTTCAAACATCATCTATGCACAGTGACTCTACAGTGTACACTGATTTAACATCGCACAGCCAGCCTCATACAAATGCTGAATCAGGTACACATGCTTACAATCAGGGCCCTGGTAGTATGTGTGATTTGCTATCACAACATGACTAG